In one Helicoverpa zea isolate HzStark_Cry1AcR chromosome 5, ilHelZeax1.1, whole genome shotgun sequence genomic region, the following are encoded:
- the LOC124630598 gene encoding proton-coupled folate transporter-like: MAPSEKMGYPEEQPLKDKAIPKKKTFREKLASIRENITVEPVLACYVVPGMLSRLATQNLNLDKACRVNMKFGDKVCDALIAREGNKYLKEELAIQELIAGMEMWKSVLLTALPSFLILFMGAWSDRTGKRKICILLPIIGDLLTCISSILNAYYFYELPVQVTMFFDGFFPAITGGWITTYMGIFAYISDISSEESRTFRVGIANLCLTAGGPIGSVLSGILLKLTGYYGVFTISSLLYIFSIYYGFICIKDPERPITEKPKQNESTDVRGFLKSFFDIKHVKDTLTVAFKNGPNKRRIKSILVLASITFIYGPSHGENTVRYLFTRYRFNWDALKYSFYSTFFICIHSLGALISISLFSHRLQWDDSVLGLISNFSKIIGGLYTGLARNTRDMYVAVAIEMFNATSFTALRSISSKLVTSDELGKMTSFFNLMEVVTSMVFGPIYSWIYMCTLEIDAGIVYYVSTVLTVPPLLFFAWFFIQYRKDVARSKVADGEKNIPELQNNKKKDSLINSIDLEHEAIFVE, translated from the exons ATGGCACCGTCGGAAAAGATGGGTTACCCGGAGGAGCAGCCTTTAAAAGATAAAGCGATCCCGAAAAAGAAAACCTTTAGAGAAAAGCTTGCATCAATCAGAGAAAACATAACCGTTGAACCTGTTTTGGCTTGCTATGTGGTCCCGGGAATGCTGTCAAGATTGGCAACACAGAACCTCAACCTGGACAAAGCATGTCGGGTGAACATGAAGTTTGGCGATAAGGTTTGCGATGCACTGATTGCTAGAGAAGGAAATAAGTACCTGAAAGAAGAACTGGCGATCCAAGAGCTTATAGCAGGGATGGAGATGTGGAAGAGCGTTCTTCTGACTGCGTTACCAAGTTTCCTAATCCTCTTCATGGGAGCCTGGAGCGATCGAACAGGGAAGCGAAAGATCTGCATTCTTCTACCAATTATTGGGGATCTCCTGACGTGTATTAGCAGTATACTCAATGCATATTATTTCTACGAGCTGCCGGTGCAAGTGACTATGTTTTTTGACGGATTCTTCCCGGCCATTACGGGAGGTTGGATCACCACATACATGGGTATCTTTGCGTATATCAGTGACATTTCTAGTGAGGAGTCCAGGACGTTTAGAGTGGGGATAGCTAACCTGTGTTTGACAGCCGGAGGTCCAATAGGGTCAGTTCTCAGCGGGATTCTGCTGAAGCTCACTGGGTACTACGGAGTATTTACCATCAGTTCTTTGCTTTACATCTTCAGTATTTATTATGGATTCATTTGCATAAAAGATCCGGAGCGGCCTATTACTGAGAAACCAAAGCAG AATGAATCGACCGACGTAAGGGGCTTCCTAAAGTCCTTTTTCGACATAAAACACGTGAAAGACACTCTAACTGTCGCATTCAAAAATGGACCTAACAAACGGAGGATAAAGTCCATTTTGGTACTGGCATCGATCACATTTATATATGGCCCGTCTCATG GTGAGAATACCGTACGGTATCTGTTTACTCGGTACCGTTTCAACTGGGATGCGCTGAAATACAGTTTTTACAGCACTTTCTTTATTTGCATCCACTCGCTTG GAGCGTTAATATCAATAAGTCTGTTCAGCCACCGGCTACAATGGGACGATTCAGTCTTAGGTCTGATCTCCAACTTCAGCAAGATAATCGGAGGCCTTTACACTGGCCTCGCTAGGAATACTAGAGACATGTATGTTG CGGTGGCTATTGAGATGTTCAACGCCACCTCGTTTACCGCACTCAGGTCGATCTCTTCCAAACTAGTTACAAGTGATGAACTAG GTAAAATGACATCGTTCTTCAATCTGATGGAGGTGGTGACCTCCATGGTATTCGGCCCTATCTACTCCTGGATATATATGTGCACCTTGGAGATAGATGCTGGTATCGTGTATTATGTTAGCACGGTTCTTACAGTGCCACCGCTGTTGTTTTTTgc CTGGTTCTTCATACAATATCGGAAAGATGTTGCCAGATCAAAAGTTGCAGatggagaaaaaaatatacctgaattgcaaaataataagaaaaaggaTTCACTCATTAACAGCATTGATTTGGAACATGAAGCCATATTtgtcgaataa